The following are from one region of the Bacillota bacterium genome:
- a CDS encoding CBS domain-containing protein — MPKAKDIMTTDVVTIQGTATVAEAVALMKQKGVRSLIVERRNEDDAYGIITQRDIVYKVVAKGLSPQSVQVHEIMSKPLVVVNPNLDVKYVARLLANTGLSRAPVIGEHRLMGVVSLSDIVNKAM, encoded by the coding sequence ATGCCGAAGGCGAAGGACATCATGACCACCGACGTGGTCACCATTCAGGGCACTGCCACCGTTGCCGAGGCGGTCGCGCTGATGAAACAGAAGGGGGTGCGTTCGCTGATTGTGGAGCGGCGCAACGAGGACGATGCCTACGGCATTATCACGCAGCGCGACATCGTGTACAAAGTGGTGGCGAAGGGTCTCTCTCCGCAGTCGGTGCAGGTGCACGAGATTATGAGCAAGCCGCTGGTGGTGGTCAATCCCAATCTGGACGTGAAGTACGTGGCACGGCTGCTGGCGAACACGGGTCTGTCTCGTGCGCCGGTGATTGGGGAGCACCGTCTGATGGGCGTGGTATCGCTGAGCGACATCGTGAACAAGGCGATGTGA
- the nadC gene encoding carboxylating nicotinate-nucleotide diphosphorylase: MPTLLDIKLVDEIVGCALREDVGTGDMTTLLTVPPGTEALGEFIATQPGVLAGLVVAERVFYHCDSRVQVEPMLKEGQRFDAGAVLAVVRGEARAILVAERVALNFLQRLSGIATLTARFVEAVRDLPVRICDTRKTTPGLRYLERYAVRVGGGFNHRFGLYDAVLIKDNHIAVCGGITEAVHRVRRTLPHTMKIEVECGTLQQVQEALEAGVDIILLDNMTLDDLREAVRMAKGRAFLEASGGVRLETVRPIAETGVDAISVGALTHSAPAIDIKLELRLA; encoded by the coding sequence ATGCCGACGTTACTGGACATAAAGCTTGTGGACGAAATCGTGGGCTGCGCACTTCGTGAGGACGTTGGTACGGGGGACATGACCACCTTGTTGACGGTGCCGCCAGGCACGGAGGCACTGGGCGAGTTCATCGCCACGCAACCGGGTGTGCTGGCGGGGTTGGTGGTGGCGGAGCGGGTATTTTACCACTGCGACAGTCGGGTACAGGTGGAGCCGATGTTGAAAGAGGGTCAGCGTTTCGACGCGGGTGCGGTGCTGGCTGTGGTACGCGGAGAGGCGCGGGCAATTCTCGTCGCCGAGCGGGTTGCGCTGAACTTTCTGCAGCGATTGAGCGGCATCGCCACGCTGACCGCACGCTTCGTGGAGGCAGTGCGCGACCTGCCGGTGCGAATCTGTGATACGCGCAAGACGACGCCCGGATTGCGTTATCTGGAACGCTACGCGGTACGGGTGGGAGGCGGCTTCAACCACCGCTTCGGGCTGTACGACGCGGTATTGATTAAGGACAACCACATCGCGGTGTGTGGGGGCATCACGGAGGCGGTGCATCGCGTGCGACGCACATTGCCACACACGATGAAGATAGAGGTGGAGTGCGGTACCCTCCAGCAGGTTCAGGAAGCGCTGGAGGCAGGAGTGGACATCATCCTGCTGGATAACATGACGCTGGACGACCTGCGCGAGGCGGTACGGATGGCTAAAGGGCGGGCTTTTCTGGAAGCCTCGGGCGGGGTGCGTCTGGAAACGGTGCGCCCAATTGCCGAGACGGGGGTAGACGCCATCTCGGTGGGCGCATTAACGCACTCCGCGCCCGCTATCGATATCAAGCTCGAGCTGCGGTTGGCTTGA
- a CDS encoding MgtC/SapB family protein — MSSLWDVLTPLLLACVLGAVVGLERELHGRPAGLRTHILLSMGAALFGMVSAGMKGANTDPTRIAAQVVTGIGFIGAGTIIHLGGTVRGLTTAASIWATAAIGLAVGLNRQYWLMAMVATVMAFLTLTLVHLLEGFLRLKRRVRDLEVVAREEEAVIEPLLDILSAMRVDVQSVRILPTLLPGTRRYELSLDLPARVSAQQVLGRVAQCQQVIEVKWD; from the coding sequence GTGTCCTCTTTGTGGGATGTTTTGACGCCCTTGTTGCTGGCCTGTGTGCTGGGGGCGGTGGTGGGGCTGGAACGCGAGCTGCATGGCAGACCTGCTGGTTTGCGCACGCATATCCTGTTGTCAATGGGCGCGGCGCTGTTTGGCATGGTCTCCGCGGGCATGAAGGGCGCGAATACCGACCCCACGCGCATCGCCGCGCAGGTGGTAACAGGTATCGGATTCATCGGTGCAGGAACAATCATCCATCTCGGGGGCACGGTACGCGGGTTAACCACCGCCGCGAGCATCTGGGCAACCGCCGCTATCGGGCTCGCAGTCGGATTGAACCGGCAGTACTGGTTGATGGCGATGGTGGCAACCGTGATGGCTTTCCTGACACTGACGCTGGTGCATCTGCTGGAAGGTTTTCTCAGGCTGAAGCGTCGGGTGCGGGACCTGGAGGTGGTGGCGCGAGAGGAAGAGGCGGTGATTGAGCCTCTGCTCGATATACTCTCCGCGATGCGGGTGGATGTGCAATCCGTTCGTATTCTGCCCACATTGCTACCCGGTACCCGTCGTTATGAGCTTTCGCTGGACCTGCCGGCGCGGGTTTCTGCGCAACAGGTTCTGGGCAGGGTCGCGCAGTGTCAACAGGTGATAGAGGTGAAGTGGGACTGA
- a CDS encoding PQQ-binding-like beta-propeller repeat protein, producing the protein MRMRLKGFISAGWTRALPVCALVLLVASAALAQDVEVYRFSPTHGGIAPGGIQMPVAMYWRFTASPAPQNSAAPAIVGNTIYYACRDRFYALDAETGRVLWRYPADQPLDAQFRTTPAVSEGIVYVGATDGNLYALSAPTGKYLWSFRAQGAILSPPTVVNDVVYFGAADGKVYAINAKTGEPVWRGGFRTLDAVNGAVAVADDMVYFISADQTLYAAAAATGLLLWRTRLPGTLYALSPVVADRNVYVVSSNALQVLQARSGRQLWARTLPDDIVTEPIAGNGMVYVLTRDGRVWAFDNTGKLLWNSKEPVFTNQPVAPPTLAGNVLIIGTTRGGIYALDASNGAVLWKYLLQSSSSTPERPSFTDITAPPVVANGTLYVVSDDGSLTTFRADAPDSIPPTITELEPTRGVAMSGQPPIRFRALISDDGSGIKTDTIQFLLDDKPVKYEFDLVKGEISYLWDTREASASPTGQPAGAATVKPLADGRHTVKVIAEDWRGNRTEYAWTFIVDNTLRKRTTTPTQQQRMGVPGVPGGLGGRRGGGAPGRGEDGY; encoded by the coding sequence ATGCGAATGCGCTTGAAGGGCTTCATCTCTGCAGGATGGACTCGCGCGCTGCCAGTGTGCGCACTGGTGCTTCTGGTGGCGTCGGCAGCACTTGCTCAGGATGTGGAGGTTTACCGCTTCTCCCCCACGCATGGCGGTATCGCGCCGGGAGGTATTCAGATGCCGGTCGCGATGTACTGGCGATTCACCGCCTCACCCGCACCGCAAAACTCGGCAGCGCCCGCCATCGTCGGCAACACCATCTACTACGCCTGCCGTGACCGCTTCTACGCGCTCGATGCGGAAACAGGACGTGTGCTATGGCGCTATCCGGCAGACCAGCCGCTGGATGCACAGTTCCGCACCACCCCCGCGGTGTCGGAAGGCATCGTGTACGTCGGAGCCACGGACGGCAACCTGTACGCCCTCTCTGCGCCCACTGGCAAATATCTCTGGTCCTTCCGCGCACAGGGGGCGATACTGTCCCCACCGACCGTGGTGAACGACGTTGTGTACTTCGGGGCTGCTGACGGAAAGGTTTACGCGATTAACGCCAAAACAGGCGAACCGGTTTGGCGCGGGGGGTTCCGTACGCTGGATGCCGTCAACGGCGCAGTGGCTGTGGCGGATGACATGGTGTACTTCATCTCCGCAGACCAGACATTGTATGCCGCAGCCGCAGCAACAGGCTTGCTCCTGTGGCGAACACGCCTGCCGGGCACACTGTATGCCCTGTCGCCGGTGGTGGCAGACCGCAATGTGTATGTCGTTTCCTCAAACGCACTGCAGGTGCTGCAGGCGCGCAGCGGACGACAGCTGTGGGCGCGTACCCTGCCCGACGACATCGTGACGGAGCCGATTGCAGGCAATGGCATGGTCTACGTGCTGACGCGCGACGGTCGCGTGTGGGCGTTCGACAACACGGGCAAACTGCTGTGGAACAGCAAAGAGCCTGTGTTCACCAACCAGCCGGTCGCTCCACCCACACTGGCAGGGAATGTGCTTATCATCGGCACGACGCGGGGTGGCATCTACGCTCTGGACGCTTCGAACGGAGCCGTCCTGTGGAAGTACCTCTTACAGTCGTCTTCCTCCACCCCCGAGCGTCCCTCCTTTACCGACATCACTGCGCCGCCAGTGGTGGCAAACGGCACGCTGTATGTGGTGTCGGATGACGGCAGTCTCACCACCTTCCGCGCCGATGCACCCGACAGCATCCCGCCCACCATCACCGAGCTGGAACCAACGCGCGGTGTCGCCATGTCGGGACAACCGCCCATCCGCTTCCGTGCGCTCATCAGCGACGACGGCTCGGGTATCAAAACCGATACCATCCAGTTCCTGCTGGACGATAAGCCCGTGAAATATGAGTTCGACCTCGTCAAGGGAGAAATCAGCTACCTGTGGGATACCAGAGAAGCATCCGCTTCGCCCACCGGACAGCCCGCAGGGGCAGCAACCGTTAAACCCCTCGCCGACGGGCGACACACCGTGAAGGTCATCGCGGAGGACTGGCGCGGCAACCGCACCGAATATGCGTGGACCTTCATCGTGGATAACACCCTGCGCAAACGCACTACCACGCCCACGCAGCAACAGCGCATGGGAGTGCCCGGCGTGCCTGGTGGATTGGGAGGACGCCGCGGCGGCGGAGCACCGGGACGCGGCGAAGACGGATACTAA
- the dprA gene encoding DNA-processing protein DprA: protein MEEARLRALLRLAYLELPPRRLLNLLERFEKPEDLFHASRTDLLRIEGMTEAAAARILNAPDLTPEQWQRWQKANARLLTWRDENYPAPLREIVDFPPLLFVRGSLQERDRFAIAIVGTRKPTSYGRTVAEKLGRELARYGLTIVSGGARGIDTAAHTGALRANGRTIAVLGCGIDVAYPAESAALFQRIATQGALISEYPPGIQPDQWRFPARNRLVSALALGVLVVEAPCDSGALITASHALEQGKPVFAVPGNIDTGHSAGCHQLIKQGATLVDSVEDIVRALGIAPEPPPERAALPTLTPVQQQVLQALSLTPKHVDALADELRLPVAQLNAELLLLEMHNLVRRQPGNAYVRVP from the coding sequence GTGGAGGAAGCTCGCCTGCGTGCTTTGCTCCGACTGGCGTATCTCGAGCTTCCTCCACGCCGCCTGCTGAACCTGCTGGAGCGCTTCGAGAAACCCGAAGACCTCTTCCACGCTTCACGTACCGACCTGCTGCGCATTGAGGGCATGACCGAAGCCGCCGCCGCGCGCATCCTGAACGCCCCAGACCTGACCCCAGAACAGTGGCAACGCTGGCAAAAGGCGAACGCCCGACTGCTGACCTGGCGCGACGAGAACTACCCTGCCCCCCTGCGCGAGATCGTAGACTTCCCGCCCCTGCTGTTCGTGCGCGGCAGCCTGCAGGAGCGCGACCGCTTCGCCATCGCCATCGTGGGCACGCGCAAACCCACCTCCTATGGACGCACCGTCGCCGAGAAACTGGGGCGCGAACTCGCCCGCTACGGGCTCACCATCGTCAGCGGGGGCGCACGGGGCATCGACACCGCCGCGCATACCGGCGCACTGCGGGCGAACGGACGTACCATCGCAGTGCTGGGCTGTGGCATCGACGTGGCGTACCCCGCCGAATCGGCGGCACTGTTCCAGCGTATCGCCACGCAAGGCGCACTCATCTCCGAATATCCGCCCGGCATCCAGCCCGACCAGTGGCGATTTCCCGCCCGAAACCGCCTCGTCAGCGCGCTGGCGCTGGGCGTGCTGGTGGTGGAGGCTCCATGCGATAGCGGCGCGCTGATTACAGCCAGCCACGCACTGGAACAGGGCAAACCGGTCTTCGCCGTGCCCGGCAATATCGACACCGGACACAGCGCAGGCTGCCACCAGCTGATTAAGCAGGGCGCAACCCTCGTGGACAGCGTGGAGGACATCGTGCGCGCGCTGGGCATTGCGCCCGAACCCCCTCCGGAACGCGCCGCCCTGCCCACCCTGACGCCCGTGCAACAGCAGGTGCTGCAAGCGTTGTCGCTCACGCCCAAGCACGTGGATGCGCTCGCCGATGAACTGCGCCTGCCAGTCGCCCAATTGAACGCGGAACTGCTGCTGTTGGAAATGCACAACCTCGTGCGCCGACAGCCGGGCAACGCTTATGTTCGGGTACCATAG